The following DNA comes from Chloroflexota bacterium.
AGAGAGCAAACCACTTTTCATTTATATCTGATCTCCTTGACCAAGCATCATTCGTTAGTTAGCATTGATGCGTGTTATAAATGGATCGCTATTCTGTCAGACGCACAAACGCTTTGCAAAAGGAGCGGAGTCATGGAAGATGTAACTCAAACGCAAGATACGGAATTAAGCGAGAACGGGTATATGCCGATAAACGAAGCTGCACCGGAAATGTCAAACGCTGCCGCCGAACTTCTAGCAGACCCTGCCGTACCTGAATGGATCAAAGGATTTGTCAGGATGGCGGAGGAAATGCCGGAAGAAGAGCGCAAGAAGTTCCCGTCCGACTATTCCGAGAATATAGACCACTACCTCTACGGCTTGCCCAAGAAATCGCAGTAGATATGCCTGCTCGAGTGATATTCATCGACTCACAGTACTTTATCGCTATATCATCTAAAGATGACCAGTGGTATGAGTTGTCGATGCAAGCCGCCAGAACGCTCAGTGATGCAGTGCGATTCGTAACTACTTACGATGTTCTGAGTGAATTTCTTGCAGCAGTGTCCAGGGGCAACCCAGATACTCGCCTAAGAGCGGTGTCACAAGTGCGCAACATATTCGCGGACGACACCATTACGCTCGTGCCGCAGACCTTGGAACTCTTCACAAGCGGTCTCCAACTCTACGCCAGCCGACCCGACAAGCGTTACAGCCTCACCGACTGCATTTCAATGACGGTCATGCGCGAATTGGACATCACCGAAGTCCTCACGCATGACCGCGACTTTGAGAACGAAGGCTTCATTCGCCTCATCAGGTAGTGGGCAACGCAT
Coding sequences within:
- a CDS encoding type II toxin-antitoxin system VapC family toxin; the protein is MDQRICQDGGGNAGRRAQEVPVRLFREYRPLPLRLAQEIAVDMPARVIFIDSQYFIAISSKDDQWYELSMQAARTLSDAVRFVTTYDVLSEFLAAVSRGNPDTRLRAVSQVRNIFADDTITLVPQTLELFTSGLQLYASRPDKRYSLTDCISMTVMRELDITEVLTHDRDFENEGFIRLIR